The Sphingomonas sp. So64.6b genome includes a region encoding these proteins:
- a CDS encoding division/cell wall cluster transcriptional repressor MraZ, which yields MTSAGEIPLPHRFGETIRLRSPDQKFFIGLHEEAQCLVAFDRHYALQRQFDAEASGVPADPHRLRRDYGFVESTLIAPDGTMVLPPLMRERGHIGHSVLLVATGRRFEIWDLACVLKRGPSDLITLATHHLMVHIGNEVLHVPSLSPSGPCPDTRRAGQSGVCLQPVPAMRPRHDPVGRGAAGN from the coding sequence GTGACCAGCGCGGGCGAGATTCCGCTGCCGCATCGCTTCGGCGAAACCATCCGGCTCCGGTCGCCGGATCAAAAGTTCTTCATCGGCTTGCATGAGGAAGCACAGTGCCTTGTGGCATTCGACCGTCACTATGCGCTGCAGCGTCAGTTCGACGCTGAGGCGAGCGGTGTCCCGGCCGATCCCCATCGCCTGCGCCGGGACTATGGCTTTGTCGAATCGACGCTGATCGCGCCGGACGGCACGATGGTCCTGCCTCCACTGATGCGTGAGCGCGGTCATATCGGGCATTCGGTATTGCTTGTCGCCACCGGGCGGCGCTTCGAAATCTGGGACCTGGCCTGCGTGCTCAAGCGGGGACCCTCCGATCTCATCACGCTCGCCACCCATCATCTCATGGTTCATATTGGAAACGAGGTTCTCCATGTCCCTTCGCTGTCGCCTTCTGGACCATGCCCGGATACTCGACGTGCAGGTCAATCAGGGGTTTGCCTTCAGCCGGTGCCGGCGATGCGGCCGCGACATGATCCGGTCGGCCGAGGCGCGGCCGGCAACTGA
- a CDS encoding cell division protein FtsZ, translating to MVENQAELWDTSGVTVFGVGGAGGNAVAQLIGRHGRSMKILCANTDIQALRAVPAASRLQLGRKLTGGLGAGTRAEIGRAAAEEAMPDIVRALKGSSLCFVAAGLGGGTGTGAAPIIARAARDRGILTIGVATMPFAFEGKRRMRAAEMGAIDLHDSVDAMITVCNQNLLGVAGREATLRAALGLSDSIIRDSATGFALLLGEPALKRVTPADLRAILSSSGHAIVGYSEHCTGAGRAAEAAKSALNNPLLEGAPATAQRLLITVAGGSDLGLFEVDEVIALIRAGAACDVELAWGAVIDPALAGRLRVGIVAAGLPVARPIGESAAAYILVPRATIQETVYAVAANDVSAALAVPQAQDADLPPAAAASMVSFVASAAAANAKRIFVEPGSKPRTAFGGPLPKLTHDPIAMSGNASKEIAGAGIARRARSLSLADRIHDATRDLKRRLGRRLKATSDHAAAPTSRLFHVTKAFASSRHQGQNP from the coding sequence ATGGTAGAGAATCAGGCTGAACTTTGGGATACCTCCGGCGTCACCGTGTTTGGCGTTGGCGGCGCTGGAGGCAACGCGGTGGCGCAACTGATCGGGCGCCACGGCCGCAGCATGAAGATCCTCTGCGCCAACACCGATATACAGGCGCTTCGCGCCGTGCCGGCGGCGAGCCGGCTACAGCTTGGGCGAAAGCTGACCGGCGGACTTGGCGCCGGCACGCGGGCCGAGATTGGACGCGCCGCCGCGGAAGAAGCGATGCCCGATATCGTCCGCGCGCTCAAAGGGTCTTCGCTCTGCTTCGTCGCGGCGGGACTTGGCGGCGGCACAGGTACCGGTGCGGCGCCGATCATTGCCCGCGCCGCCCGCGACCGGGGTATCTTGACGATCGGCGTTGCAACCATGCCCTTCGCCTTTGAAGGCAAAAGGCGCATGCGCGCAGCGGAAATGGGCGCGATCGATCTGCACGACAGCGTCGACGCGATGATCACCGTATGCAATCAGAATCTGCTTGGCGTCGCCGGCCGCGAGGCCACGCTGCGCGCCGCGCTCGGCCTGTCGGATTCGATCATCCGCGACAGCGCGACCGGCTTTGCGCTATTACTCGGCGAGCCCGCCTTGAAGCGCGTCACTCCCGCCGATCTACGCGCGATTCTGTCATCCAGCGGCCATGCGATCGTCGGCTATAGCGAGCATTGTACCGGCGCGGGCCGGGCGGCCGAAGCGGCGAAATCGGCGCTGAACAATCCTTTGTTGGAAGGCGCGCCGGCGACGGCGCAGCGCCTGCTCATCACCGTTGCCGGCGGCAGCGATCTCGGCTTGTTCGAAGTCGACGAGGTGATCGCGTTGATCCGCGCCGGCGCGGCCTGTGATGTGGAACTGGCCTGGGGCGCGGTGATCGATCCGGCGCTGGCCGGGCGGCTGCGCGTGGGCATCGTCGCCGCCGGCCTGCCAGTCGCCCGGCCGATCGGAGAGAGTGCGGCCGCCTATATCCTGGTCCCGCGAGCAACCATTCAGGAGACTGTGTATGCTGTCGCGGCAAACGATGTTTCTGCCGCACTCGCTGTCCCTCAAGCGCAAGACGCTGACCTGCCCCCTGCGGCGGCAGCGAGCATGGTATCTTTCGTCGCAAGTGCCGCCGCGGCGAATGCCAAGCGAATTTTCGTCGAGCCGGGGTCCAAGCCACGCACCGCCTTCGGAGGCCCCCTCCCGAAATTGACGCACGACCCGATCGCCATGTCCGGCAACGCAAGCAAAGAGATTGCGGGGGCGGGCATAGCGCGTCGGGCCAGATCGCTTAGCCTCGCGGATCGTATCCATGATGCGACGCGCGATCTGAAGCGCCGTCTCGGTCGCCGCCTCAAGGCGACCAGCGATCATGCCGCCGCGCCGACATCACGACTGTTCCATGTCACCAAGGCATTCGCCTCGTCGCGCCACCAAGGCCAAAACCCATAA
- a CDS encoding DUF6882 domain-containing protein: protein MRKWLRKLMAGDQSAEPTQGDVERDQLGRITRVTQTLSLAEDSADGPAYPVLVPDDSLAPRLREACDWLVGQNIRLARERGLGLERNYDFDQDTGLLTLKFARGRTVVARAQILGSFDPRDRSFMWAWANPSFLPAMCEDAERAKAEGERLGLAALTIPTQTIVFDNLKPLLALAARTGGADGVYRGMVNGSTSVFMSLRLDQPARKSRAAAPVDEDMLEASHALVTAYDAEMLPIDREHHERDGEDGILRELIDRKLAIYNRYWSRTDSYWEPSSLGWPSDHDPDTKAIGFTVPHPQGGAIDIAIGKHVGETVYRIESVEGALKITDQLLDWGGGFIWPKVED from the coding sequence TTGCGGAAATGGCTGCGGAAATTGATGGCTGGGGACCAGAGCGCAGAACCGACTCAGGGGGACGTGGAGCGTGACCAGCTGGGGCGCATCACGCGGGTGACGCAGACGCTGTCGCTTGCCGAAGACAGCGCGGATGGCCCCGCCTACCCCGTGCTTGTCCCGGACGACAGCCTGGCGCCCCGCCTGCGCGAAGCCTGTGACTGGCTCGTCGGGCAGAATATCCGCCTCGCCCGCGAGCGGGGGCTCGGTCTTGAGCGCAACTATGATTTCGACCAGGACACCGGCCTGCTTACCTTGAAGTTCGCGCGCGGCCGCACGGTCGTCGCCCGCGCCCAGATCCTCGGCAGCTTCGATCCACGCGACCGCAGCTTCATGTGGGCCTGGGCCAATCCCTCCTTTCTGCCGGCAATGTGCGAGGATGCCGAACGCGCGAAGGCCGAAGGAGAACGGCTCGGCCTTGCCGCCCTGACCATACCGACCCAGACGATCGTCTTCGACAATCTGAAACCGCTGCTCGCCCTGGCCGCCCGCACGGGCGGTGCCGATGGCGTCTATCGCGGCATGGTCAACGGCTCGACCTCGGTGTTCATGTCGCTCCGCCTCGACCAACCCGCTCGCAAGTCCCGTGCTGCGGCACCGGTCGACGAAGACATGCTGGAAGCATCCCATGCGCTGGTGACGGCCTATGATGCCGAAATGTTGCCGATCGACCGCGAGCACCACGAACGCGACGGCGAGGACGGCATCCTGCGCGAGCTGATCGACCGCAAGCTCGCCATCTACAACCGCTACTGGTCGCGCACCGATAGCTATTGGGAACCCAGCTCGCTCGGCTGGCCGTCCGACCACGACCCGGACACGAAGGCGATTGGCTTCACCGTCCCGCATCCCCAGGGCGGCGCTATCGACATCGCCATCGGCAAGCATGTCGGCGAGACCGTCTACCGGATCGAGTCGGTAGAGGGTGCGCTGAAGATCACCGATCAGCTGCTGGATTGGGGCGGAGGCTTTATCTGGCCGAAGGTGGAGGACTGA
- a CDS encoding DUF2264 domain-containing protein has protein sequence MERRNFLASALGAGTLATISTASAHAKSRSSAVSGSGAADRSYMVDLLARMASPVLAPMSQGKLQAVFKPELSPTWDGRNPKVAYLECFGRLIAGIAPWLALPDDASPEGKLRSTLRDQAVASYAHSVDPASPDYLLWRESAQALVDSAYYTNAFMRAPQLWKALDATTKKRVIDEIKGARHFSPPYTNWLLFAAMNEAFLLSIGEDWDPVRIDLAVRKVNEWYVGDGWYADGPRFHFDHYGSYVIHPMLVEILEVLVATGAKFNSLDAKALLDQAYKRMRRYGEHLERLIAPDGSYAPIGRSLTYRTAVFQPLGLLSWRKQLPPSLPEGQVRAATLAAQRAVFGFDSNFDDKGYLTIGFTGHQPKLGDWYSNAGSMYIASESLIPLGLPAGDSYWTSPAASWTSKKAFAGQNFPKDYYVDY, from the coding sequence ATGGAACGACGCAATTTCCTCGCCTCGGCGCTCGGCGCCGGCACGCTTGCTACGATATCGACAGCATCCGCTCACGCGAAGAGCCGGTCGTCCGCGGTGTCGGGGAGCGGCGCCGCCGATCGCAGCTACATGGTCGATCTTTTGGCCAGAATGGCCAGCCCCGTGCTGGCACCGATGTCGCAGGGCAAGCTGCAGGCGGTGTTCAAACCCGAACTTAGCCCGACCTGGGATGGCCGCAATCCGAAGGTCGCCTATCTCGAATGTTTCGGCCGCCTGATCGCCGGCATAGCGCCATGGCTCGCGCTGCCCGACGACGCGTCGCCCGAGGGTAAATTGCGCTCAACGCTGCGCGATCAGGCAGTGGCGAGCTACGCCCATTCGGTCGATCCCGCGAGCCCGGACTATCTGCTGTGGCGCGAGTCGGCGCAGGCGCTGGTCGATTCCGCTTATTACACCAATGCTTTCATGCGCGCGCCGCAGCTTTGGAAGGCGCTCGACGCGACCACGAAGAAACGCGTGATCGACGAGATCAAGGGCGCCCGCCACTTCTCCCCGCCTTACACCAACTGGCTGCTCTTCGCGGCGATGAACGAAGCGTTTCTGCTTTCGATCGGCGAGGATTGGGATCCGGTCCGCATCGATCTGGCGGTACGCAAGGTCAATGAATGGTATGTCGGCGACGGCTGGTATGCGGATGGTCCGCGCTTCCATTTCGACCATTACGGATCCTATGTGATCCATCCGATGCTGGTCGAGATACTGGAAGTGCTCGTCGCGACCGGCGCCAAGTTCAACAGTCTCGACGCCAAGGCGCTGCTTGATCAGGCCTATAAGCGCATGCGGCGTTACGGCGAACATCTGGAACGGCTCATCGCACCCGATGGCAGCTACGCGCCGATCGGCCGCTCGCTGACCTATCGCACCGCGGTGTTCCAGCCGCTTGGCCTGCTCAGCTGGCGCAAGCAACTCCCGCCTTCGCTACCGGAGGGACAGGTGCGCGCAGCGACTCTGGCGGCGCAGCGGGCGGTGTTCGGGTTCGACTCCAACTTCGATGACAAGGGTTATCTGACGATCGGCTTCACCGGACATCAGCCGAAGCTGGGCGACTGGTATTCGAACGCCGGCAGCATGTATATCGCATCGGAAAGCCTGATCCCGCTCGGCCTGCCGGCTGGCGACAGCTACTGGACCAGCCCCGCTGCCAGTTGGACCAGCAAGAAAGCGTTTGCCGGGCAGAATTTTCCGAAAGATTATTATGTAGATTATTGA
- a CDS encoding DUF4861 family protein, whose protein sequence is MNHHFVLVVAATLFAGTALAQDVPGTAQLPPVEKPLPPTPDKTPRAAVLLADYRYDDLLWENDKTAHRIYGHALEAAEPPSGSGVDSWGKNVAWPFADRQLRSGDQHQFHGEGLDFYNVGTGRGAGGLGIWHDNKLWTSRNYRSYRILRNGPDVADFEVDYAPWPIDVTRTVRETRRFTLPLGTHFTRMVSTLRSDKPGALVVGIGIGKRTTGDGGDLTVDRAKGLLSWWGPDDPHHGRMMIALRVDPATIVEIRNDADNYLVLLKAMPGKPFVYYSGSAWSLGQDGFRTRTEWDRAVAAEPVDFAVPKTR, encoded by the coding sequence ATGAACCATCACTTCGTTTTGGTCGTGGCCGCGACCCTGTTTGCCGGCACCGCGCTGGCACAGGATGTGCCGGGCACCGCGCAACTGCCGCCGGTCGAAAAACCACTGCCGCCGACGCCGGACAAGACGCCGCGCGCGGCGGTGTTGCTCGCCGACTATCGCTATGACGATCTGCTGTGGGAAAACGACAAGACCGCGCACCGCATCTACGGCCACGCGCTCGAAGCCGCCGAGCCGCCCTCGGGATCGGGCGTCGATAGCTGGGGCAAGAATGTTGCCTGGCCCTTCGCCGATCGCCAGCTCCGCTCGGGCGACCAGCATCAATTCCACGGCGAGGGCCTGGATTTCTACAATGTCGGCACCGGCCGCGGCGCCGGCGGCCTGGGCATCTGGCACGATAACAAGCTGTGGACGTCGCGCAATTATCGCAGCTACCGGATCCTCCGTAACGGTCCCGATGTCGCCGATTTCGAAGTCGACTATGCACCATGGCCGATCGACGTGACCCGGACGGTCCGGGAGACACGTCGCTTCACGCTGCCGCTCGGCACGCACTTCACGCGCATGGTCTCGACGCTTCGTTCGGACAAGCCGGGCGCGCTCGTCGTCGGCATCGGCATCGGCAAGCGCACCACCGGCGATGGTGGTGACCTCACCGTCGACCGCGCCAAGGGTCTGCTTTCCTGGTGGGGGCCGGACGATCCCCATCACGGCCGGATGATGATCGCGCTGCGTGTCGATCCGGCGACCATCGTCGAGATCAGGAACGATGCCGATAATTACCTCGTCCTGCTGAAGGCGATGCCCGGCAAGCCGTTCGTCTATTATTCCGGTTCGGCCTGGAGCCTGGGCCAGGACGGGTTCCGGACCCGTACCGAATGGGACCGCGCCGTCGCCGCCGAGCCGGTCGACTTCGCCGTGCCGAAAACGCGCTGA
- a CDS encoding glycoside hydrolase family 2 TIM barrel-domain containing protein, whose protein sequence is MRSVWLFTASLLTATPVVLAAQNAPVPPIQPQISAERPDWENPAVFARGKEPARATGFPFESRAKAIAGHRTKSDRFLLLSGAWKFAFSPDADKLPAGFEKPGYDVSGWKEIKVPADWQAEGYDQPRYNNITYPFPANRPLIPHATNPVGSYRRDVEVPATWSGEDIILHIGAAGSAYYVWVNGEKVGYSEDSKLPSEFNVSRFVHPGRNVVAIQIFRWSDGSYLEDQDFWRVSGIEREVFLMAAPKTRVRDFFVHAGLDKSYRQGKLAVDLAVTAGAATTARAVLLDGDRQVLDVSHKVAPGTAERSITLNGTLPNVRAWTAETPNLYMLLVELYDANGRIIQSTYSRIGFRSVVIRDGLVTVNGKPITIRGVNRHEHDPETFHTVSLETMEHDVQLMKRANINAIRTSHYPNDPRLYDLADKYGLYVMDEANIESHGYMDWANKHSELRGKYQIGFDPAWEAAHVSRVTNMVERDKNHPSIIFWSLGNEAGIGPTFNKAAAAVKARDPDRLLSYLGWGTWPGLPDHRPNDYADIYAPMYDSVERMVDYAENWAFRQPLIQCEYAHMQGNSGGNLKEYWDAIYAHPDKLQGGFIWDWVDQSMYRYTAEGKRYWGTGGEYGPNPGGDIEFGDGLYQSDRTPNPQLFELRKVYSPIQFAGFDIASGAVTIVNRHDFVDLSGYDFGYDVLEDGVSVARGDFSAPVVPAHGRAITKLSLPPFARKPGADYVLTVTARARAGTIPAVDAGAVIGWEQFELGREPVETPPASGAVALTDLGGKLSLSAGGTELVVDRKTGLVDRYAANGTLLLQGGAPNFYRALIDNDIGTGVEQTHGVWKQASAARVVQGIEARKLGTDGAEVTVRFAVGDGAATFVSRYRMAGDGSVWVEGAFTPLKADLPDPLRIGMAFTMPAAIDTLEWYGRGPHETYQDRKTGAPLGLWRGLIADQYHDYMRPQESGNKVDVRWMELLQPGTGGLRVTGDAPLSMNALAFPYDDLSRRPPGTRRSTDIVPHDAVSLMIDAVQSGVGGDNSWDAGGRPLPKYRVALKPLTYRFRLTPFAGNGTNAALAKPANAGALQ, encoded by the coding sequence ATGCGCTCGGTCTGGCTGTTCACCGCCTCCCTGCTCACCGCCACGCCTGTCGTGCTGGCCGCACAAAATGCCCCCGTGCCGCCAATTCAGCCTCAGATTTCCGCCGAGCGCCCCGACTGGGAAAATCCAGCGGTGTTCGCGCGCGGCAAGGAACCGGCCCGCGCCACCGGCTTCCCGTTCGAGAGCCGCGCCAAGGCGATCGCCGGGCATCGCACCAAATCCGATCGCTTCCTCCTGCTCAGCGGAGCGTGGAAATTCGCCTTTTCGCCCGATGCCGACAAATTGCCGGCCGGCTTCGAGAAACCCGGCTACGACGTCTCCGGCTGGAAGGAAATCAAGGTCCCGGCCGACTGGCAGGCCGAGGGTTATGACCAGCCGCGCTACAACAATATTACCTATCCTTTCCCCGCCAATCGCCCGCTGATCCCGCATGCGACCAATCCGGTCGGTTCCTATCGCCGCGATGTGGAGGTGCCCGCCACCTGGTCGGGCGAGGACATCATCCTTCATATCGGCGCCGCGGGATCGGCCTATTATGTGTGGGTCAATGGCGAGAAGGTCGGCTATTCCGAGGATTCGAAACTCCCGTCCGAATTCAATGTCAGCCGCTTCGTCCATCCTGGCAGAAACGTCGTAGCGATCCAGATCTTCCGCTGGTCCGACGGCTCCTATCTGGAGGATCAGGATTTCTGGCGCGTGTCGGGGATCGAGCGCGAAGTCTTTCTGATGGCTGCGCCGAAAACGCGGGTGCGCGACTTCTTCGTCCATGCCGGGCTCGACAAAAGCTACCGGCAAGGCAAGCTCGCGGTCGATCTGGCGGTCACCGCCGGCGCCGCGACCACCGCCCGCGCGGTGTTGCTCGACGGCGATCGGCAGGTGCTCGATGTCTCGCACAAGGTCGCACCCGGCACCGCCGAGCGCAGCATCACGCTCAACGGCACGCTGCCGAACGTCCGCGCCTGGACCGCCGAGACGCCCAATCTCTACATGCTGCTGGTCGAGCTCTACGACGCCAACGGGCGGATCATCCAGTCGACCTATAGCCGGATCGGGTTCCGCAGCGTCGTGATCCGGGACGGGCTGGTGACCGTCAACGGCAAGCCGATCACGATCCGCGGCGTCAATCGCCACGAGCATGATCCCGAGACTTTCCACACCGTCTCGCTCGAGACGATGGAACATGACGTGCAGTTGATGAAGCGCGCGAACATCAACGCGATCCGCACGTCGCATTACCCCAATGATCCACGGCTCTACGACCTTGCCGACAAATACGGCCTGTATGTGATGGACGAGGCCAATATCGAGAGCCACGGCTATATGGACTGGGCCAACAAGCATTCCGAGCTTCGCGGCAAATATCAGATCGGCTTCGATCCTGCCTGGGAAGCGGCGCATGTCAGCCGCGTGACCAACATGGTCGAGCGCGACAAGAACCATCCCTCGATCATTTTCTGGTCGCTGGGCAACGAGGCGGGGATCGGCCCGACCTTCAACAAAGCGGCCGCGGCCGTGAAGGCGCGCGATCCGGACCGGCTGCTCAGCTATCTTGGCTGGGGCACCTGGCCCGGGCTCCCGGACCATCGGCCGAACGATTATGCCGACATCTATGCGCCGATGTACGACAGCGTCGAACGCATGGTCGATTATGCCGAGAACTGGGCGTTCCGCCAGCCGCTGATCCAATGCGAATATGCCCATATGCAGGGCAATTCAGGCGGCAATCTGAAGGAATATTGGGACGCGATCTACGCGCATCCGGACAAGCTGCAGGGCGGCTTCATCTGGGATTGGGTCGATCAGTCGATGTACCGCTATACCGCCGAGGGAAAGCGCTATTGGGGCACCGGCGGCGAATATGGCCCGAACCCGGGCGGCGACATCGAATTCGGCGACGGGCTGTACCAATCCGACCGTACGCCCAACCCGCAGCTGTTCGAGCTGCGCAAGGTCTATTCGCCGATCCAGTTCGCCGGCTTCGATATCGCGAGCGGCGCGGTGACGATCGTCAATCGCCACGACTTTGTCGATCTGTCGGGTTATGATTTCGGCTATGATGTGCTGGAGGACGGCGTTTCCGTCGCCAGGGGCGATTTCAGTGCGCCGGTGGTACCCGCGCATGGGCGCGCAATCACAAAACTGTCCTTGCCGCCCTTCGCGCGCAAGCCCGGCGCTGACTATGTGCTGACCGTCACCGCCCGCGCCAGGGCGGGAACGATCCCCGCGGTCGATGCCGGGGCAGTGATCGGCTGGGAGCAGTTCGAACTGGGCCGCGAGCCGGTGGAGACTCCGCCCGCTTCAGGCGCGGTTGCGCTGACCGATCTTGGCGGCAAGCTAAGCCTCTCCGCCGGCGGCACCGAATTGGTGGTCGATCGCAAGACCGGCCTGGTCGATCGCTATGCTGCAAATGGCACTCTGCTGCTTCAGGGCGGCGCACCGAATTTCTACCGCGCGCTGATCGACAATGACATCGGCACTGGCGTCGAGCAGACCCATGGCGTCTGGAAACAGGCATCCGCAGCGCGCGTCGTGCAGGGCATCGAAGCTCGCAAGCTCGGCACGGACGGCGCGGAAGTCACCGTGCGCTTTGCCGTGGGCGATGGCGCGGCGACATTCGTCTCGCGCTACCGGATGGCGGGTGATGGCTCGGTGTGGGTCGAAGGCGCGTTCACGCCGCTCAAGGCCGATCTGCCCGATCCGCTGCGCATCGGCATGGCCTTCACCATGCCCGCCGCCATCGACACGCTCGAATGGTATGGCCGCGGTCCGCATGAAACCTATCAGGACCGCAAGACCGGCGCACCGCTTGGCCTGTGGCGCGGGCTGATCGCCGATCAATATCATGACTATATGCGGCCGCAGGAAAGCGGCAACAAGGTCGATGTCCGCTGGATGGAACTGCTGCAGCCCGGCACTGGCGGCTTGCGCGTGACGGGCGATGCGCCGCTTTCGATGAATGCGCTCGCCTTTCCCTATGACGATCTTTCCCGCCGACCGCCGGGCACGCGCCGCAGCACCGATATCGTGCCGCATGATGCGGTGTCGTTGATGATCGATGCCGTCCAGTCCGGCGTGGGCGGCGACAATAGCTGGGATGCGGGCGGCCGGCCCCTGCCCAAATACCGCGTCGCGCTGAAGCCGCTGACCTATCGGTTTCGGCTGACTCCCTTTGCCGGAAACGGCACCAATGCCGCGCTTGCCAAGCCAGCCAATGCCGGAGCCCTGCAATGA
- a CDS encoding FadR/GntR family transcriptional regulator, producing the protein MTSRVIGARSVEGDVIGEDMARTSSLTDDVFAKLEAQIRSGGIAPGSRLPTQKEIALSENVSRTVVREAVARLSAQGLTVSRQGSGVFVADTAEYRAFQITRDELNELADVIKLLEMRLAVETEMAGLAAARRTTADIGAIQEALHQMNEQSGDPIAAAKADSAFHLAIARATQNDYYVRLVDFLGLRLVPPRNLYLRDQPDEAHEAYVAKVRGEHDAIVDAIVRMDPQRAREAARHHMQESLSRHSMLSASARVRDRSA; encoded by the coding sequence ATGACAAGTCGAGTCATCGGAGCCCGGTCAGTGGAGGGGGACGTCATCGGCGAAGATATGGCACGAACGTCGTCGCTCACCGACGATGTGTTCGCGAAACTCGAAGCGCAGATTCGCTCGGGCGGGATCGCGCCGGGCTCGCGCCTGCCGACCCAGAAGGAAATCGCCCTTTCCGAGAATGTGAGCCGGACCGTAGTGCGCGAGGCGGTGGCCCGGCTCAGCGCGCAGGGCCTGACGGTTTCGCGCCAGGGTTCGGGCGTGTTCGTTGCCGATACCGCAGAATATCGCGCCTTCCAGATCACCAGGGACGAGCTCAACGAGCTGGCCGATGTGATCAAGCTGCTCGAGATGCGACTCGCGGTGGAGACCGAAATGGCGGGCCTTGCCGCCGCCCGGCGCACGACCGCGGACATCGGCGCGATCCAGGAAGCGCTGCATCAGATGAACGAGCAGAGTGGCGACCCGATCGCTGCGGCCAAGGCGGATTCGGCATTCCATCTGGCCATCGCCCGCGCGACGCAGAATGACTATTATGTGCGGCTGGTCGATTTCCTCGGTCTGCGGCTGGTCCCGCCGCGCAATCTCTATCTGCGCGACCAGCCCGACGAGGCGCACGAAGCCTATGTCGCAAAGGTGCGCGGCGAACATGACGCGATCGTCGATGCGATCGTCCGCATGGATCCGCAGCGCGCACGCGAAGCGGCGCGCCACCATATGCAGGAGAGCCTGAGCCGCCACTCGATGCTGAGCGCCAGTGCGCGGGTTCGCGACCGATCGGCCTGA
- a CDS encoding MFS transporter, producing MSGESDAIVAGAARRARGYRWVICGLLFAATAINYIDRQMIGVLKPLLQADLGWSEGQYADIVFWFQAAYALGYIGMGRFMDFAGARFGYAAAFAFWTLAHVAHGLVHSVAQFAMVRFALGLGESGNFPAGLKAVAEWFPQRERALAIGIFNAGANVGAIVTPLLIPAVALAYGWRFAFVATGVLSIVWLIAWIAIYRAPEKHDRVSAEELALIRSDPEPSVERLPWRRLFAVRETWAYAVPKFLTDPIWWMFLFWLPDFLGRRYGLDLRSFGPPLVAIYVLSDAGSVIGGWASSRMIKAGLTPNRARKFTMLACAVAVLPIVTVQYVDSLWIAVLLIGLATAGHQAFSANLLTLPSDIFPRAAVGSVVGIGGTAGAIGGMLIAKFIGYVLDVSGSYALVFAVAGGAYFVALAALHLLSPRLIPVNPGATPAPVIEDHP from the coding sequence ATGAGCGGCGAGAGCGACGCAATCGTTGCCGGCGCCGCGCGGCGGGCGCGTGGTTATCGTTGGGTGATCTGCGGCCTGCTCTTCGCCGCGACGGCGATCAACTATATCGATCGCCAGATGATCGGCGTGCTCAAGCCGCTGCTTCAGGCCGATCTCGGCTGGAGCGAGGGGCAATATGCCGACATCGTGTTCTGGTTCCAGGCGGCCTATGCGCTCGGTTATATCGGCATGGGCCGATTCATGGACTTTGCCGGCGCACGTTTCGGCTATGCCGCCGCGTTCGCCTTCTGGACGCTGGCCCATGTCGCACATGGGCTGGTCCATAGCGTTGCCCAGTTCGCCATGGTTCGCTTCGCGCTGGGCTTAGGCGAATCCGGCAATTTCCCCGCCGGGCTCAAGGCCGTGGCGGAATGGTTTCCGCAGCGCGAGCGCGCGCTGGCGATCGGCATCTTCAACGCCGGCGCCAATGTCGGCGCGATCGTCACGCCGCTGCTCATTCCCGCCGTGGCGCTGGCTTATGGCTGGCGCTTCGCATTCGTCGCGACGGGCGTGCTCAGTATTGTCTGGCTGATCGCCTGGATCGCGATCTACCGCGCGCCGGAAAAGCATGACCGGGTGAGTGCCGAGGAACTCGCGCTGATCCGCAGCGATCCCGAGCCGTCGGTCGAACGCCTGCCGTGGCGCCGGTTGTTCGCGGTGCGCGAAACCTGGGCCTATGCGGTGCCGAAGTTCCTGACCGACCCGATCTGGTGGATGTTCCTGTTCTGGCTGCCCGACTTTCTCGGCCGGCGCTACGGGCTCGACCTCAGAAGCTTCGGCCCGCCGCTGGTGGCAATCTATGTCCTGTCGGACGCAGGCAGCGTGATCGGCGGCTGGGCCTCGTCGCGGATGATCAAGGCCGGCCTGACGCCGAACCGCGCGCGCAAGTTCACCATGCTCGCCTGCGCGGTGGCCGTGTTGCCGATCGTTACCGTGCAATATGTCGATTCGCTGTGGATCGCGGTGTTGCTGATCGGGCTGGCGACGGCCGGACACCAGGCTTTCTCCGCCAATTTGCTGACCTTGCCCTCCGATATCTTCCCGCGCGCCGCGGTAGGATCGGTGGTCGGCATCGGCGGTACGGCAGGTGCGATCGGCGGCATGCTGATCGCCAAGTTCATCGGTTATGTGCTCGACGTTTCGGGGAGCTATGCGCTGGTCTTCGCGGTTGCGGGCGGCGCCTATTTCGTCGCGCTCGCCGCACTCCATCTGCTCAGCCCAAGGCTGATTCCCGTCAATCCCGGCGCCACCCCGGCCCCCGTAATCGAGGACCATCCATGA